A stretch of the Archangium violaceum genome encodes the following:
- a CDS encoding group II truncated hemoglobin: MSTEMKPVGLNLPGSDDWVPTMEDMPFHRLGGPEGVRALAEAFYDAMDANEPALARLHELDEHGRVSRGMRERFGLFLIGWLGGPQDYIEKHGHPRLRMRHGHFPVDIAMRDAWLRSMQRALDARAITGGVRRYLDKRFAEVADFLRNVEG; the protein is encoded by the coding sequence ATGTCCACCGAGATGAAGCCCGTCGGGCTGAACCTTCCTGGCTCCGATGACTGGGTCCCCACCATGGAGGACATGCCCTTCCACCGCCTCGGCGGTCCGGAGGGTGTGCGCGCCCTGGCCGAGGCCTTCTACGACGCCATGGATGCGAACGAGCCGGCGCTCGCCCGCCTGCACGAACTGGATGAGCACGGCAGGGTGTCCCGAGGCATGCGCGAGCGCTTTGGTCTCTTCCTCATCGGCTGGCTCGGCGGGCCCCAGGACTACATCGAGAAGCACGGCCACCCGCGCTTGCGCATGCGCCACGGTCACTTCCCCGTGGACATCGCCATGCGCGACGCCTGGCTGCGCAGCATGCAGAGGGCCCTGGATGCCCGCGCCATCACGGGGGGCGTGCGCCGCTACCTCGACAAGCGCTTCGCCGAGGTCGCCGACTTCCTGCGCAATGTCGAGGGCTGA
- a CDS encoding GNAT family N-acetyltransferase — protein MPSVNPPVLLTTPRLNLALLPPDAAARVLAYHEANREHLGPVSPARPDNFFTVTWWRSRLAQDAEDWRRGQALRLFLLSRESSLSAAPVLGSVSLTDIRRGPLQSCEMGFGLDLHHQGQGLMSEAVRAVCDYAFGPLGLHRIQANHLPENQRSAAVLRRVGFSVEGLARELVLIEGRWRDHVLTALVAPRRAGG, from the coding sequence ATGCCCTCGGTCAACCCTCCGGTCCTGCTCACCACCCCGCGCCTGAACCTGGCCCTGCTGCCGCCGGACGCCGCCGCGCGCGTGCTCGCCTACCACGAGGCCAACCGCGAGCACCTCGGCCCCGTCTCACCCGCGCGCCCCGACAACTTCTTCACCGTCACCTGGTGGCGCTCGCGGCTCGCGCAGGACGCCGAGGACTGGCGTCGCGGCCAGGCCCTGCGCCTCTTCCTCCTGTCGCGCGAGTCCTCGCTCTCCGCCGCTCCGGTGCTCGGCAGCGTGTCCCTCACCGACATCCGCCGCGGGCCCCTGCAGTCCTGCGAGATGGGCTTCGGGCTCGACCTCCACCACCAGGGCCAGGGGTTGATGAGCGAGGCCGTGCGCGCCGTGTGCGACTACGCCTTCGGCCCCCTGGGGCTGCACCGCATCCAGGCCAACCACCTGCCGGAGAACCAGCGGAGCGCCGCCGTGTTGCGCCGCGTGGGCTTCTCCGTCGAGGGCCTCGCGCGCGAACTCGTCCTCATCGAGGGCCGCTGGCGCGACCACGTCCTCACCGCGCTGGTGGCGCCCCGGCGAGCGGGAGGGTGA
- a CDS encoding 5'-3' exonuclease produces MRLHLVDGTYELYRAHFSPRPGHSAPDGRDVKATVGLVSSMLALLHDEGEAVTHVALAFDNPIRSFRNALFAGYKSDEGVPPELHAQFDLAEEAMRALGLTVWSMKDFEADDALATAAARWAGQVEQVRLLTPDKDLGQCVRGRQVVQVDRKQQKELDEDAVRAKLGVPPASVPDLLALVGDEADGIPGLPGFGEKGASALLGAYGHLDAIPADAASWTVRPRGAEKLAATLREHREDALLYRRLATLVTDAPLAESLEDLAWAGVPRARYLALCDSLGLTTLKTRPKRWAADAP; encoded by the coding sequence ATGCGCCTGCACCTCGTCGACGGGACCTATGAGCTCTACCGCGCCCACTTCTCGCCCCGGCCCGGGCACTCCGCGCCGGACGGTCGGGATGTGAAGGCCACCGTGGGGCTCGTCTCCTCGATGCTCGCGCTGCTGCACGACGAGGGCGAGGCCGTGACGCACGTGGCCCTGGCCTTCGACAACCCCATCCGCTCGTTCCGCAACGCGCTCTTCGCCGGCTACAAGTCCGACGAGGGCGTCCCGCCCGAGCTGCACGCCCAGTTCGACTTGGCCGAGGAGGCCATGCGGGCGCTCGGGCTCACCGTGTGGTCCATGAAGGACTTCGAGGCGGATGACGCGCTGGCCACCGCCGCCGCGCGCTGGGCCGGGCAGGTGGAGCAGGTGCGGTTGCTCACTCCGGACAAGGACCTCGGGCAGTGCGTGCGCGGCCGTCAGGTGGTGCAGGTGGACCGCAAGCAGCAGAAGGAACTGGACGAGGACGCGGTGCGCGCGAAGCTCGGTGTGCCCCCGGCGAGTGTGCCGGACCTGCTCGCGCTCGTGGGCGACGAGGCGGACGGCATCCCCGGGCTGCCCGGCTTCGGCGAGAAGGGCGCGTCGGCTCTGCTCGGTGCCTATGGCCACCTGGATGCGATTCCCGCGGATGCGGCCTCGTGGACCGTACGTCCCCGGGGCGCGGAGAAGCTCGCGGCCACCCTGCGCGAGCACCGCGAGGACGCGCTGCTGTACCGCCGGCTGGCCACCCTGGTGACGGATGCCCCTCTGGCCGAGTCACTGGAGGACCTGGCCTGGGCCGGCGTCCCCCGGGCGCGCTACCTCGCCCTGTGCGACTCGCTGGGGCTCACGACGCTGAAGACGCGCCCCAAGCGCTGGGCTGCCGACGCGCCCTGA